From the genome of Bacteroides sp. MSB163, one region includes:
- a CDS encoding DUF4296 domain-containing protein, translating to MKGLRRIQWFSIFLLASCLTACQVKRPKVVLSDAKMENVLYDYHIAKAMGEEVPYTDGYKRVLYIESVFKKHGITQAEFDSSMVWFTRNPEVLTKIYEKVNARLKAERDVVNNLIAIRDNKPKESLPGDSIDVWAWQRIYQLTGMPMDNKITFVLPSDTNFKDRDTLRWNVRFRFHNGTPDSLYAPVMAMQIVYKDSIISDIQKVYKSGMETVSLFADTLGEIREIRGYIYYPAAQATRTLLTDRISLMRYHATDTLSFAKNDSIQKDPVKAEKIEPQELKREELKPVEENINDNPRRRDAARPRPSSEPTLKKVDKPERLQIRKDNP from the coding sequence ATGAAAGGTCTGCGTCGAATTCAATGGTTTAGCATATTCCTGTTAGCATCTTGTTTGACAGCCTGTCAGGTGAAAAGACCGAAGGTGGTTCTATCGGATGCTAAGATGGAAAATGTGCTTTATGACTACCATATAGCAAAGGCTATGGGGGAAGAAGTCCCTTATACCGATGGCTATAAAAGGGTGTTGTACATTGAATCGGTGTTTAAAAAGCACGGAATTACGCAAGCCGAATTTGATTCCTCAATGGTTTGGTTCACGCGTAATCCGGAAGTACTCACCAAGATCTATGAGAAAGTAAACGCAAGGCTGAAAGCGGAGCGGGATGTTGTCAATAATTTAATCGCTATACGTGACAATAAGCCGAAGGAAAGTCTTCCGGGTGATAGTATTGATGTATGGGCATGGCAACGTATCTATCAGCTGACAGGTATGCCGATGGACAACAAGATTACTTTTGTTTTACCCTCAGATACCAACTTTAAAGACCGCGATACTTTGCGATGGAACGTTCGTTTCCGCTTCCATAACGGTACGCCTGATTCCCTATATGCTCCCGTCATGGCTATGCAGATTGTCTATAAGGACAGCATCATCAGCGATATTCAGAAAGTATACAAATCAGGGATGGAAACGGTTTCCCTCTTTGCTGATACGCTGGGAGAAATTCGGGAAATACGTGGATATATCTATTATCCCGCAGCACAAGCTACCCGTACATTGCTGACCGACCGCATTTCACTGATGCGTTATCATGCTACGGATACACTGTCGTTTGCTAAGAATGATTCTATTCAGAAAGATCCTGTTAAGGCAGAGAAAATAGAACCTCAGGAACTCAAGAGGGAGGAACTCAAACCTGTGGAAGAAAATATAAATGACAATCCACGCAGACGTGATGCTGCCCGTCCTCGTCCGTCTTCGGAACCTACGCTGAAGAAGGTGGACAAGCCGGAACGCCTTCAAATCCGTAAAGATAACCCCTGA
- a CDS encoding TraR/DksA family transcriptional regulator, protein MAEKTRYSDAELEEFRAIINEKLELAQRDYELLKASLTGADGNDTDDTSPTYKVLEEGANTLSKEETTRLAQRQLKFIQGLQAALVRIENKTYGICRETGKLIPAERLRAVPHATLSIEAKNNGKK, encoded by the coding sequence ATGGCAGAAAAAACAAGATACTCGGATGCTGAATTGGAAGAATTCCGCGCCATTATTAATGAGAAGTTAGAATTGGCACAACGCGATTACGAATTGCTGAAAGCCAGTTTAACCGGAGCCGATGGTAATGATACCGACGATACGTCTCCTACGTACAAAGTTTTGGAAGAAGGTGCCAACACCTTGTCCAAAGAAGAAACGACACGCCTGGCTCAACGTCAGTTGAAGTTTATCCAGGGTTTGCAAGCCGCACTGGTACGCATCGAGAATAAAACGTATGGTATTTGCCGTGAAACAGGTAAGTTGATTCCTGCCGAACGTTTGCGCGCTGTGCCCCATGCTACACTGAGCATTGAGGCCAAAAATAACGGTAAGAAGTAA
- a CDS encoding NAD(P)H-dependent oxidoreductase, with protein sequence MDKDLKKVVVLLAHPNMENSQANKALFDAIKDIEDVAIFNLYEMSEQNILNMDAWSRIISHANAVVYQFPFYWMSAPSLLKKWQDGIFTYLAKTPAVAGKPLLVATTTGSEFDAYRSGGRNRFTVDELLRPYQCGAVHAGMIWQTPFVVYGMGTPDAEKNIALAADLYKKRVMALIGKDKSEDSW encoded by the coding sequence ATGGACAAAGATCTAAAAAAGGTTGTGGTGCTTCTGGCACACCCCAACATGGAAAACTCACAAGCCAATAAAGCCCTATTTGATGCCATAAAGGATATAGAAGATGTGGCTATATTTAATCTATACGAGATGTCAGAGCAAAATATTCTCAATATGGATGCATGGAGCCGGATTATATCTCATGCCAATGCAGTGGTATATCAGTTCCCATTTTATTGGATGTCGGCACCGTCTTTATTAAAGAAATGGCAGGACGGGATATTTACCTATTTGGCAAAAACTCCGGCAGTAGCCGGTAAGCCTTTGTTGGTGGCTACCACTACCGGTTCTGAATTTGATGCGTACCGAAGCGGAGGAAGAAACCGCTTCACGGTGGATGAACTTTTGCGTCCTTATCAGTGTGGTGCTGTGCATGCAGGAATGATATGGCAGACTCCTTTTGTGGTGTATGGTATGGGGACACCCGATGCGGAAAAGAATATTGCCTTGGCAGCGGACCTTTATAAAAAACGGGTGATGGCACTTATCGGGAAAGATAAATCGGAAGATAGCTGGTAA
- a CDS encoding lipoprotein signal peptidase has translation MNKYLTKGRIALLVIFSVLIADQIIKIYVKTHMYWHQSENAIKWLYEKLGMVDAEPPTWFYIYFTENNGMAFGMEIFGKLFLTLFRIVAVGAIGWYLTRIIKQGLKTGYIVCVSLILTGALGNIIDSVFYGVLFNESTHSQIASFLPEGGGYAPLFYGKVVDMFYFPIIDTNWPQWMPLVGGDHFIFFSPIFNLADAAISCGIIALLLFYSKYLNDSYHAIKKS, from the coding sequence ATGAACAAATACCTCACGAAAGGTCGCATTGCGCTGCTCGTTATTTTCTCGGTATTAATTGCTGACCAGATAATCAAGATCTATGTCAAGACTCACATGTATTGGCATCAGAGCGAAAACGCCATAAAATGGCTTTATGAGAAGCTGGGCATGGTAGATGCAGAACCGCCTACATGGTTTTATATTTACTTTACCGAGAATAACGGTATGGCGTTCGGTATGGAGATATTCGGTAAGTTATTCCTTACCTTGTTCCGTATTGTTGCCGTAGGAGCGATAGGGTGGTATTTAACGAGAATAATCAAGCAAGGCTTGAAGACAGGCTATATCGTATGCGTATCTCTGATTCTTACGGGAGCGTTGGGTAACATCATCGATAGTGTATTCTACGGTGTGTTGTTCAATGAGAGTACGCATTCGCAGATAGCTTCATTCCTGCCGGAAGGCGGAGGATATGCTCCTTTGTTCTACGGAAAGGTGGTGGATATGTTCTATTTCCCTATCATTGATACGAACTGGCCTCAATGGATGCCGTTGGTAGGTGGGGATCATTTCATATTCTTCAGCCCGATATTTAATCTTGCCGATGCCGCTATCAGTTGTGGTATTATTGCCCTGTTATTATTTTACAGCAAATATTTGAATGACTCTTATCATGCAATAAAGAAATCATGA
- the ileS gene encoding isoleucine--tRNA ligase yields the protein MGKKFAEYSQFDLSKVNAEVLRKWDENQVFAKSMTEREGCPSFVFYEGPPSANGMPGIHHVMARSIKDIFCRYKTMKGFLVKRKAGWDTHGLPVELGVEKAMGITKEDIGKTISVADYNAACRKDVMKFTKEWEDLTHKMGYWVDMTDPYITYDNRYIETLWWLLKQLYTKGYLYKGYTIQPYSPAAGTGLSSHELNQPGCYRDVKDVTCVAQFKMKSPKPEMAEWGTPYFIAWTTTPWTLPSNTALCVGPKIDYVAVQSYNGYTGEKITVVLAKALLYTHFNKKAEDIALEDYKPGDKLIPFKIVGEYKGPDLVGMEYEQLIPWVNPGEGAFRVISGDYVTTEDGTGIVHIAPTFGADDAQVAKVAGVPPLQLINKKGELRPMVDLTGKFYKLDELDENFVKERVNVDLYKEYAGRFVKNAYDPNLTDQDESLDVSLCMMMKANNQAFKIEKHVHNYPHCWRTDKPVLYYPLDSWFIRSTACKDRMIELNKTINWKPESTGTGRFGKWLENLNDWNLSRSRYWGTPLPIWRTEDNSEEICIGSVEELYNEIEKSVAAGFMKSNPYKDKGFVPGEYNGENYDKIDLHRPYVDDIILVSKDGKPMKREADLIDVWFDSGAMPYAQIHYPFENKELLDSHQVYPADFIAEGVDQTRGWFFTLHAIASMVFDTISYKAVISNGLVLDKNGNKMSKRLGNGVDPFSTIEKYGSDPLRWYMITNSSPWDNLKFDVDGIEEVRRKFFGTLYNTYSFFSLYANVDGFEYKEADVPMAERPEIDRWILSVLNTLVKEVDTCYSEYEPTKAGRLISDFVNDNLSNWYVRLNRKRFWGGEFTQDKLSAYQTLYTCLETVAKLMSPIAPFYADKLYMDLVTATGRDNVVSVHLAKFPEYNEEMIDRELEARMQMAQDVTSMVLALRRKVNIKVRQPLQCIMIPVVDEEQRAHIEAVKALIMSEVNVKDIKFVDGAAGVLVKKVKCDFKKMGPKFGKQMKAVAAAVAEMPQEAIAELEKNGSYTLQLDGADVVVEAADVEIFSEDIPGWLVANEGKLTVALDVTVTEELRQEGVARELVNRIQNIRKSSGLEITDKIKITLSKNQQTDDAVNEYKDYICNQVLGTSLTLTDEVENGTELNFDDFSLYVSVVKE from the coding sequence ATGGGTAAGAAGTTTGCCGAATATTCGCAGTTCGACCTCTCAAAGGTAAACGCGGAAGTGTTGAGGAAATGGGACGAGAACCAGGTTTTCGCCAAGAGTATGACAGAACGTGAAGGCTGTCCTTCTTTCGTTTTTTATGAAGGACCGCCCTCTGCCAACGGTATGCCGGGCATTCACCACGTTATGGCTCGCTCCATCAAAGATATTTTCTGCCGTTACAAAACCATGAAAGGTTTCCTGGTGAAACGTAAAGCCGGATGGGACACACACGGCCTTCCTGTGGAACTGGGTGTGGAAAAAGCAATGGGCATCACCAAGGAAGATATCGGTAAAACAATCTCCGTAGCCGACTATAACGCTGCCTGCCGCAAAGATGTGATGAAATTCACCAAAGAATGGGAAGATTTGACTCACAAGATGGGGTATTGGGTAGACATGACCGATCCTTATATCACCTACGACAACCGCTACATCGAAACATTGTGGTGGCTGTTGAAGCAACTCTATACGAAAGGGTATCTTTATAAAGGATATACCATACAGCCGTATTCTCCCGCTGCCGGAACAGGTCTGAGCTCACACGAATTGAACCAGCCCGGTTGCTACCGCGACGTGAAGGATGTGACTTGTGTGGCACAGTTCAAGATGAAGAGCCCGAAGCCGGAAATGGCAGAGTGGGGAACTCCGTACTTCATTGCATGGACCACCACTCCGTGGACATTGCCTTCAAATACCGCACTGTGTGTAGGTCCGAAGATAGATTATGTAGCCGTACAAAGCTACAATGGATACACCGGAGAAAAAATCACCGTTGTACTTGCCAAAGCTTTGCTCTACACACACTTCAATAAAAAAGCGGAAGACATCGCTCTGGAAGATTACAAACCGGGAGATAAGCTGATACCGTTCAAAATTGTAGGAGAGTATAAAGGTCCGGACCTTGTGGGTATGGAATATGAGCAACTGATACCGTGGGTAAATCCGGGTGAAGGTGCATTCCGTGTAATCTCAGGTGACTATGTGACTACGGAAGATGGTACAGGTATCGTACATATCGCTCCGACATTCGGTGCGGACGATGCCCAGGTAGCGAAAGTTGCCGGCGTTCCGCCTTTGCAACTCATCAATAAAAAAGGTGAACTCCGCCCGATGGTGGACCTGACCGGTAAGTTCTATAAATTGGACGAACTGGATGAGAACTTCGTGAAAGAGCGTGTAAATGTAGACTTATATAAAGAATATGCAGGTCGTTTCGTGAAGAATGCTTACGACCCGAATCTGACAGATCAGGACGAGAGTCTGGACGTAAGTCTCTGCATGATGATGAAAGCCAATAATCAGGCGTTCAAGATAGAGAAGCATGTGCACAATTATCCGCACTGCTGGCGTACGGACAAACCTGTATTGTATTATCCGTTGGATAGCTGGTTCATCCGCTCTACCGCTTGCAAAGACCGCATGATTGAGCTGAATAAGACGATCAACTGGAAACCGGAAAGCACTGGTACGGGACGTTTTGGCAAGTGGCTGGAAAATCTGAATGACTGGAATCTGAGCCGTTCACGTTACTGGGGTACTCCGCTGCCTATCTGGCGTACGGAAGACAATAGCGAGGAAATCTGCATCGGTTCTGTTGAAGAGCTTTATAATGAAATAGAGAAATCCGTAGCTGCCGGATTCATGAAGTCTAATCCTTATAAGGATAAAGGTTTCGTACCCGGAGAGTACAATGGAGAAAATTATGATAAGATAGACTTGCACCGTCCGTATGTGGATGACATCATCCTCGTATCGAAAGACGGCAAGCCCATGAAGCGTGAAGCGGACCTGATAGACGTATGGTTCGATTCCGGAGCTATGCCGTATGCACAAATCCACTATCCGTTCGAGAACAAAGAACTGCTGGATAGCCATCAGGTTTACCCTGCCGACTTTATCGCCGAAGGTGTGGATCAGACTCGCGGTTGGTTCTTTACACTCCATGCAATCGCTTCAATGGTATTCGATACCATCTCTTACAAGGCTGTTATCTCTAACGGATTGGTACTTGATAAGAATGGTAACAAGATGTCCAAACGTCTGGGCAATGGCGTAGATCCCTTTTCGACTATCGAGAAATACGGATCTGACCCCTTGCGCTGGTATATGATCACCAACTCTTCTCCGTGGGATAACCTGAAATTCGACGTAGACGGCATCGAGGAAGTTCGTCGTAAATTCTTCGGTACCTTATATAATACATATTCTTTCTTCTCCCTCTACGCCAATGTAGACGGATTTGAATACAAGGAAGCTGACGTGCCGATGGCTGAACGTCCTGAAATCGACCGTTGGATACTCTCTGTACTGAATACACTGGTGAAAGAAGTGGATACTTGCTACAGCGAATACGAGCCGACAAAGGCCGGACGTCTGATATCCGACTTCGTAAACGACAACCTCTCCAACTGGTACGTTCGTCTGAACCGTAAACGTTTCTGGGGTGGTGAATTTACGCAGGATAAGTTATCTGCATACCAGACTCTGTACACTTGTCTGGAAACCGTTGCCAAACTGATGTCGCCCATCGCTCCGTTCTATGCCGACAAGCTCTATATGGACTTGGTTACCGCAACAGGACGCGACAACGTGGTATCCGTACACCTGGCTAAATTCCCCGAATATAACGAGGAAATGATAGACAGAGAACTGGAAGCCCGTATGCAAATGGCACAGGACGTAACTTCTATGGTATTGGCTTTGCGCCGCAAGGTGAACATCAAAGTACGCCAGCCGCTGCAATGTATCATGATACCGGTAGTGGACGAGGAACAACGTGCCCACATCGAAGCAGTAAAAGCTCTTATCATGAGCGAAGTGAACGTGAAGGATATCAAGTTCGTAGACGGTGCCGCCGGTGTGTTGGTGAAGAAAGTGAAATGTGACTTCAAGAAGATGGGACCGAAATTCGGCAAACAGATGAAAGCCGTAGCTGCCGCTGTAGCAGAAATGCCACAGGAAGCTATCGCCGAACTGGAAAAGAACGGTTCTTATACTTTGCAACTGGATGGTGCGGATGTGGTTGTGGAAGCCGCTGACGTAGAAATCTTCAGTGAAGACATTCCGGGATGGCTGGTTGCCAACGAAGGAAAGCTGACTGTTGCCCTGGATGTAACCGTTACAGAAGAACTTCGCCAGGAAGGCGTTGCCCGTGAGCTGGTTAACCGTATTCAGAATATCCGCAAATCAAGCGGTTTGGAGATAACGGACAAAATAAAGATTACATTATCAAAAAATCAGCAAACAGATGATGCGGTAAACGAATATAAAGACTATATTTGTAACCAGGTTTTAGGAACCTCACTGACGCTGACCGATGAGGTGGAAAACGGCACGGAACTTAACTTTGACGATTTCTCCCTGTACGTAAGCGTTGTAAAAGAATAA
- a CDS encoding TrmH family RNA methyltransferase: MALSKNRIKYIHSLELKKNRKTEKVFLAEGPKLVGDLLGHFPCRFLAATPEWLSQHPKLPVEDVSEVSDEDLSRASLLKTPQQVLAVFEQPEYETDASVISHSLCLALDDVQDPGNLGTIIRLADWFGIEHIFCSPNTVDVYNPKTIQATMGGIARVKLHYTPLPDLIQSLKDIPVYGTFLDGENMYTQKLSSNGLIVMGNEGNGIGKEVEQLINRKLYIPNYPAERETSESLNVAIATAVVCAEFRRQAASL, encoded by the coding sequence ATGGCACTGAGCAAAAACCGTATCAAATATATCCACTCGTTGGAGCTGAAGAAGAATCGTAAAACAGAAAAAGTCTTTCTGGCAGAGGGTCCTAAACTGGTAGGAGATTTGTTAGGACATTTTCCCTGCCGCTTTCTGGCAGCGACGCCCGAATGGTTATCGCAACATCCCAAGCTTCCGGTAGAAGATGTTTCGGAAGTGTCTGATGAAGACCTTTCCCGTGCCAGCTTATTGAAAACTCCCCAGCAAGTACTTGCCGTATTCGAGCAGCCGGAATATGAAACAGATGCTTCTGTCATCAGCCATTCGCTATGTCTGGCTCTGGACGACGTACAAGATCCGGGAAATCTGGGTACTATCATTCGCCTGGCAGACTGGTTTGGAATAGAGCATATCTTCTGTTCCCCGAACACCGTAGATGTATATAATCCAAAGACGATTCAAGCCACCATGGGAGGCATTGCTCGTGTGAAACTGCACTATACTCCCCTGCCCGACCTCATTCAAAGCCTGAAGGATATACCTGTTTACGGCACTTTCCTCGATGGAGAGAATATGTACACACAGAAATTATCATCCAACGGATTGATTGTGATGGGTAATGAAGGCAATGGAATCGGGAAAGAAGTGGAGCAACTTATTAACCGCAAACTTTATATTCCCAATTATCCAGCAGAGAGGGAAACGTCCGAGTCACTGAATGTGGCAATTGCTACCGCAGTAGTCTGTGCCGAGTTCCGCCGACAGGCAGCATCGTTGTAA
- a CDS encoding BamA/TamA family outer membrane protein, which yields MKKGFHYALLTAAILTLASCSTTKYVPDGSYLLDEVRIHTGNKNVKPSNLSIYVRQNPNSKWFSLIKTQLYVYNWSGRDSTRWVNRALRRLGDAPVIYSKEETERSREEMTKAVQNMGYMGATVEYIPKIKKKKVKLAYKVNTGEPYIVRSLKYDVQDEKIWEYMQKDSASTYLSEGMYFNANILDSERQRITGNLLRNGYYKFNKDYISYTADTVRGTYQVDLTLHLARYRQHSGAELQNHPQYTINKVNFIADYDVLQSSALSSVEINDSIHYKGFPIYYKDKLYLRPKVLTDNLRITPGDLYNEQDVQRTYSNFGRLPVLKYTNVRFFETQVSDSAKLNAYVMLTKNKHQSVSFELEGTNSAGDLGAAASVSFQNRNVFRGSETFLVKLRGAYEAVSGLGYKNDNYTELGVETSINFPRFMFPFISNDFKRRIRATTEFGLQYNYQMRPEFTRIVASGSWSYKWGLQRQRSQHRIDLLDINYLYMPWIEPEFKNNFLNDEKNYLLEYNYKDRLIVRTGYSYIYNSAGQALMNNAVIGNSYSVRFNFESAGNLLYVLSKMSNLKKNDQDEYTILNIPYAQYIKGDLDFAKNIVIDNRNSIAFHIGGGIAIPYGNARMIPFEKRYFSGGANSVRGWSVRSLGPGTFSDEKGNFMNQSGDIKLDASIEYRTRLFWKFRGALFVDAGNIWTIREYQDQPGGKFKFDQFYKQIAVAYGVGLRLDLDFFVLRFDGGMKAINPEKGKDRYPILHPDFGRDFAFHFAVGYPF from the coding sequence ATGAAGAAAGGCTTCCACTACGCACTACTTACTGCTGCCATACTTACATTAGCTTCCTGCTCGACCACCAAATATGTGCCGGATGGTTCATACTTGCTGGATGAAGTGCGCATACATACTGGTAATAAAAATGTGAAGCCTTCTAATTTATCCATATATGTACGGCAAAATCCGAACTCCAAATGGTTTAGTCTGATTAAAACCCAGCTGTATGTTTACAACTGGTCGGGACGTGATTCTACCCGCTGGGTGAACAGGGCTTTACGCAGGCTGGGAGATGCCCCCGTTATCTATAGTAAGGAAGAAACCGAACGTTCACGGGAGGAAATGACGAAAGCCGTTCAGAATATGGGGTACATGGGGGCTACCGTAGAGTACATTCCCAAAATCAAGAAGAAAAAGGTAAAACTGGCTTATAAAGTAAACACCGGAGAACCATATATTGTCCGTAGCCTGAAATATGATGTTCAGGATGAAAAAATCTGGGAATATATGCAGAAAGATTCTGCATCGACTTATTTATCCGAAGGTATGTACTTCAATGCCAACATACTGGACAGTGAACGCCAACGGATCACGGGCAACCTGCTTCGCAACGGTTATTATAAATTCAACAAAGATTATATTTCTTATACGGCGGATACGGTACGTGGCACATATCAGGTGGATCTGACCTTGCATCTGGCACGATACAGACAGCATTCCGGTGCTGAATTGCAGAACCATCCACAGTATACGATTAATAAAGTGAATTTCATTGCGGACTATGACGTCCTGCAATCTTCAGCTCTCAGTAGTGTGGAAATCAATGATTCGATACACTATAAAGGGTTTCCCATATATTATAAGGATAAATTGTACCTGCGTCCTAAAGTATTGACTGATAATCTGCGGATAACTCCGGGAGATCTTTACAACGAACAGGATGTGCAGCGCACTTACTCTAACTTCGGACGTCTGCCGGTATTGAAATATACCAATGTACGTTTCTTCGAAACACAGGTAAGTGATAGCGCAAAGCTGAATGCCTATGTTATGCTGACGAAGAACAAACATCAGTCTGTATCTTTCGAACTGGAGGGAACAAACTCTGCGGGTGATTTGGGTGCCGCGGCATCTGTATCTTTTCAGAATCGCAATGTATTTAGAGGTTCCGAAACTTTCTTGGTTAAGCTTCGCGGAGCTTACGAAGCTGTTTCTGGTTTAGGGTATAAGAATGACAACTATACGGAACTTGGTGTGGAAACCAGTATAAACTTTCCCCGTTTCATGTTCCCGTTCATATCCAATGACTTCAAGCGGAGGATAAGGGCAACCACGGAATTCGGGCTGCAATATAATTATCAGATGCGTCCCGAGTTTACACGCATCGTTGCATCCGGTTCATGGAGCTATAAATGGGGCTTGCAGAGACAACGTTCGCAGCATCGTATAGACTTGCTGGATATCAACTATTTGTATATGCCGTGGATAGAACCCGAGTTTAAAAACAATTTCCTGAACGATGAGAAGAACTATCTGCTGGAGTATAACTATAAAGACCGTTTGATTGTCCGTACCGGGTACAGCTATATCTATAACAGCGCAGGACAAGCATTGATGAACAATGCGGTGATTGGTAATTCTTATAGTGTACGTTTCAACTTTGAGTCTGCGGGAAATCTCCTGTATGTGCTTTCTAAAATGAGCAATTTAAAGAAAAACGATCAGGACGAATATACCATCTTGAATATTCCGTATGCACAATATATAAAGGGGGACTTGGACTTTGCCAAAAACATCGTCATTGATAACCGTAACTCCATTGCATTTCATATAGGAGGAGGTATTGCCATTCCTTACGGAAACGCACGGATGATTCCTTTCGAGAAACGTTATTTCTCGGGTGGAGCAAACAGTGTACGCGGATGGTCGGTACGTAGTCTCGGTCCTGGTACTTTCTCCGATGAAAAAGGTAACTTCATGAACCAGTCGGGTGACATCAAGCTGGATGCCAGTATTGAATACCGCACACGTTTATTCTGGAAGTTCAGAGGTGCTTTGTTCGTAGATGCGGGAAATATCTGGACGATTCGCGAATATCAGGATCAGCCGGGGGGTAAATTCAAGTTCGACCAGTTTTATAAGCAAATAGCCGTAGCTTACGGTGTGGGATTACGTCTGGATCTGGATTTCTTTGTACTTCGCTTTGATGGTGGTATGAAGGCTATTAACCCTGAAAAGGGAAAGGATCGTTATCCCATTTTGCATCCTGACTTCGGACGTGACTTTGCTTTCCACTTTGCAGTAGGTTACCCATTCTAA
- a CDS encoding LytTR family DNA-binding domain-containing protein — MKVIIIEDEQLTAKKLVGLLKELMPDTVVMGVLQSVSESIEWFGNNLMPDLVFMDIHLADNLSFSIFDSVEITCPIIFTTAYDEYALKAFEVNSIDYLLKPVSRTSLQRALDKLKRFSASYQPQENVELIKKVADTILRGNTVYKSSLLVSVRDKQIPIKTDSIATIYLEDRNAVAIQFDGTKYRIGGLLDDLMKQLDPVMFYRANRQFIVSKAAVTDITTWFGNRIVINLTVPVPERIIVSRTNVQELKKWLTE, encoded by the coding sequence ATGAAAGTAATTATCATAGAAGACGAACAGCTCACTGCAAAAAAGCTGGTCGGTCTCTTAAAAGAATTAATGCCCGATACTGTTGTCATGGGTGTATTGCAATCCGTCAGTGAAAGCATTGAATGGTTCGGCAATAACCTGATGCCCGATCTGGTTTTCATGGACATACACTTGGCCGATAATCTATCCTTTTCCATATTTGACAGTGTAGAAATAACATGCCCTATTATCTTTACTACCGCCTATGATGAATACGCCCTGAAAGCATTTGAAGTGAATAGTATTGATTATCTGCTCAAGCCTGTCAGCCGTACCTCTTTGCAAAGAGCACTGGATAAGTTAAAACGTTTTTCTGCTTCTTATCAACCACAGGAGAATGTCGAATTAATCAAAAAAGTAGCGGATACGATACTACGGGGAAACACTGTATATAAATCATCGCTACTGGTATCTGTCCGTGACAAACAGATTCCCATTAAAACCGATAGCATCGCAACCATTTATTTGGAAGACAGAAATGCTGTTGCCATACAATTTGATGGTACCAAATATCGTATTGGCGGTTTGCTCGATGACTTGATGAAACAGCTTGACCCTGTCATGTTTTATCGGGCAAACCGGCAGTTCATTGTATCCAAGGCGGCTGTAACTGATATAACAACCTGGTTTGGAAACCGTATAGTGATCAATCTCACTGTCCCCGTTCCCGAACGTATTATTGTGAGTCGGACTAATGTGCAGGAACTCAAGAAATGGCTAACGGAATAA